A single window of Streptomyces sp. NBC_00464 DNA harbors:
- the efeU gene encoding iron uptake transporter permease EfeU: MFSNFLIGLREGLEASLVVCILIAYLVKTGNRHKLLPIWIGVAIAIVVSLAFGAGLEFGSQEMTFKAQEALGGSLSILSVGLVTWMVFWMRRTARHLKAELHGKLDAALAMGTGALVATALLAVGREGLETSLFVWRAVHAADDGWHPMIGAVLGIATAVVLGWLFYRGALKINLAKFFTWTGGMLVVVAAGVLAYGVHDLQEAEFLGGLQNRAFDISATIPPDSWYGTLLKGTFNFQPDPTVLQITVWALYLIPTLALFLSPVGFGRSEGPAAGATDQKARKATDEKPEAGSAGDGARGSDGADHDGERVRDGARRAGSRPGGDAV; the protein is encoded by the coding sequence GTGTTCAGCAACTTCCTGATCGGCCTGCGCGAGGGCCTTGAGGCCAGCCTGGTCGTCTGCATTCTCATCGCGTACCTGGTGAAGACCGGCAACCGGCACAAGCTGCTGCCGATCTGGATCGGTGTCGCCATCGCGATCGTCGTCAGTCTGGCCTTCGGCGCCGGTCTCGAATTCGGTTCGCAGGAGATGACGTTCAAGGCTCAGGAGGCGCTGGGCGGTTCGCTGTCCATCCTCTCGGTCGGCCTGGTGACCTGGATGGTCTTCTGGATGCGCCGCACCGCACGGCATCTCAAGGCGGAGCTGCACGGCAAGCTCGACGCGGCGCTCGCGATGGGCACCGGCGCCCTGGTCGCCACGGCGCTGCTCGCGGTGGGCCGTGAGGGCCTGGAGACCTCGCTGTTCGTGTGGCGTGCGGTGCACGCGGCGGACGACGGCTGGCATCCGATGATCGGCGCGGTGCTGGGCATCGCCACGGCCGTCGTGCTGGGCTGGCTGTTCTACCGGGGCGCGCTGAAGATCAACCTGGCGAAGTTCTTCACCTGGACGGGCGGCATGCTGGTGGTCGTCGCGGCGGGTGTGCTCGCGTACGGCGTCCACGACTTGCAGGAGGCCGAGTTCCTCGGCGGTCTGCAGAACCGGGCGTTCGACATCAGCGCCACGATTCCGCCGGACAGCTGGTACGGCACCCTGCTGAAGGGGACGTTCAACTTCCAGCCCGATCCGACCGTTCTCCAGATCACGGTGTGGGCGCTGTATCTGATCCCCACCCTCGCGCTGTTCCTCTCCCCGGTAGGGTTCGGACGGTCAGAGGGCCCCGCAGCGGGTGCGACGGATCAGAAGGCGCGGAAAGCAACGGATGAGAAGCCTGAGGCCGGTTCGGCTGGCGACGGGGCTCGCGGCAGCGACGGTGCTGACCATGACGGCGAGCGGGTGCGTGACGGTGCACGGCGAGCTGGAAGTCGTCCCGGCGGCGACGCGGTCTGA
- the efeO gene encoding iron uptake system protein EfeO, which yields MRAVRFSVVTAAATVAALTAVTGCAEKSDGKGEGAVQVVAKDDSCEVSKTKLPAGHIELAVQNKGSKVTEVYVLFPDDRIVAERENIGPGTKATITAEIKAGSYEIACKPGMKGHGIRQKIEVSGGKVAKRSPEMDKAVAAYRTYVQAQADETLPKVKVFTDAVAAGDIEAAKKAYADSRIGWERTEPVAESFGDIDPKVDVREDGLEDGQKWTGWHRLEKALWQDKKLGAEEKALAPTLYKDLLDWQKRVGTAEITPTSMANGAKELLDEVATGKVTGEEERYSHTDLVDFKANVEGAEKSYELLKPIATKNDAALTSSLDKQFAALNTLLDKYRTDKNSYVFTSYEKVGKADRKELSDAVNALAEPLSRLAAAVTK from the coding sequence ATGCGAGCCGTTCGTTTCTCCGTCGTCACCGCTGCCGCCACCGTGGCCGCTCTGACCGCTGTCACGGGCTGCGCCGAGAAGAGCGACGGCAAGGGCGAGGGCGCCGTCCAGGTCGTCGCCAAGGACGACTCCTGCGAGGTCTCGAAGACGAAGCTGCCGGCCGGGCACATCGAGCTGGCCGTGCAGAACAAGGGTTCCAAGGTCACCGAGGTCTACGTCCTGTTCCCGGACGACCGCATCGTCGCCGAGCGCGAGAACATCGGCCCGGGTACCAAGGCCACCATCACCGCCGAGATCAAGGCCGGTTCGTACGAGATCGCCTGCAAGCCCGGCATGAAGGGCCACGGCATCCGGCAGAAGATCGAGGTGAGCGGCGGCAAGGTGGCCAAGCGCAGCCCCGAGATGGACAAGGCCGTCGCCGCCTACCGCACCTACGTCCAGGCGCAGGCCGACGAGACGCTGCCCAAGGTCAAGGTCTTCACGGACGCCGTCGCCGCCGGTGACATCGAGGCCGCGAAGAAGGCGTACGCCGACTCCCGTATCGGCTGGGAGCGCACCGAGCCGGTCGCCGAGTCCTTCGGCGACATCGACCCGAAGGTCGACGTCCGCGAGGACGGCCTGGAGGACGGCCAGAAGTGGACCGGCTGGCACCGCCTGGAGAAGGCGCTGTGGCAGGACAAGAAGCTGGGCGCCGAGGAGAAGGCGCTCGCGCCCACCCTCTACAAGGACCTCCTCGACTGGCAGAAGCGGGTCGGCACGGCGGAGATCACCCCGACCTCGATGGCCAACGGCGCCAAGGAGCTCCTCGACGAGGTCGCCACCGGCAAGGTCACCGGTGAGGAGGAGCGCTACAGCCACACCGACCTGGTCGACTTCAAGGCCAACGTCGAGGGCGCGGAGAAGTCCTACGAGCTGCTGAAGCCGATCGCCACGAAGAACGACGCGGCGCTGACCTCCTCCCTGGACAAGCAGTTCGCTGCGTTGAACACGCTGCTGGACAAGTACCGCACGGACAAGAACTCCTACGTGTTCACGTCGTACGAGAAGGTCGGCAAGGCGGACCGCAAGGAGCTGTCGGACGCGGTCAACGCGCTGGCCGAGCCCCTCTCGCGGCTCGCCGCCGCGGTGACGAAGTAA
- a CDS encoding heme ABC transporter ATP-binding protein, protein MRTLRNLFAVRGRQLPAPVSPGDPVAEALGLRVRLGGRQVLDSIDLTAHAGEVLALVGPNGAGKSTLLAALAADLPPDGGEVRIDGRPVTDWSAPELALRRAVLPQSAALSFPFPVEDVVRMGRAPWAGTDRADEDDPAVRAAMAATEVTAFAARPFSALSGGERARVALARVLAQRAPLLLLDEPTAALDLRHQELVLRICRERAAAGDAVVVVLHDLGLAASYADRAAVLHDGRIAVAGPPGEVFTSALLSGVYRQPVEVFPHPRTGVPLVVPERAS, encoded by the coding sequence ATGAGGACGCTGCGGAACCTCTTCGCGGTACGGGGCCGGCAGCTGCCCGCGCCCGTCTCGCCCGGCGATCCGGTCGCCGAGGCGCTCGGGCTGCGGGTACGCCTGGGCGGGCGGCAGGTGCTCGACTCCATCGACCTGACGGCGCACGCGGGCGAGGTGCTGGCGCTCGTCGGCCCGAACGGGGCGGGCAAGTCGACCCTGCTGGCCGCGCTGGCCGCCGACCTGCCCCCCGACGGCGGGGAGGTACGGATCGACGGGCGGCCGGTCACCGACTGGTCCGCACCCGAGCTGGCGCTGCGCCGGGCCGTGCTGCCGCAGTCCGCGGCGCTCTCCTTCCCGTTCCCTGTGGAGGACGTCGTACGGATGGGCCGGGCACCCTGGGCCGGGACGGACCGGGCCGACGAGGACGATCCCGCGGTCCGCGCGGCGATGGCGGCCACCGAGGTGACCGCGTTCGCGGCCCGCCCCTTCTCCGCGCTGTCCGGCGGCGAGCGGGCCCGGGTCGCACTGGCCCGGGTGCTGGCGCAGCGCGCCCCGCTGCTGCTGCTCGACGAGCCGACCGCCGCGCTCGACCTGCGCCATCAGGAACTGGTGCTGCGGATCTGCCGGGAGCGCGCCGCCGCCGGGGACGCGGTCGTCGTCGTCCTGCACGACCTGGGCCTCGCGGCCTCGTACGCGGACCGGGCCGCCGTGCTGCACGACGGTCGGATCGCGGTGGCCGGTCCGCCGGGCGAGGTGTTCACGAGTGCGTTGCTCAGCGGGGTCTACCGGCAGCCCGTCGAGGTGTTCCCGCATCCGCGGACCGGGGTGCCTCTCGTCGTCCCGGAAAGGGCCTCTTGA
- a CDS encoding FecCD family ABC transporter permease, producing the protein MTTAHEASAGQAVPRARRSTAATLTAGLLAALLLCCLLSAGLGAYSIPLDDVLASVQHRIGLGGHALDRIGESVLWNVRLPRVVLALLVGASLGCAGALMQGVFGNPLAEPGVIGISAGAAVGAVASIALGLSFFGNWTITVCAFVAGLLTVLLVYALSRSGGRTEVVTLILTGIAVNAFAGALIGLFIFFADNAQITQITFWQLGSLAQATWPKVLAVLPCAVLGLVLAPFYARKLDLLALGERPARHLGVDVERLRIVLVLVVALLTAAAVAVAGIISFVGLLVPHLLRMANGPGHRFLVPGSALGGALVLVAGDLAARTVADPAELPLGVLTALFGSPFFFWLLRRTRRKQGGWA; encoded by the coding sequence GTGACCACCGCACACGAAGCATCCGCCGGCCAGGCGGTCCCCCGCGCGCGCCGCTCCACGGCTGCCACCCTGACCGCCGGGCTGCTCGCCGCCCTGCTCCTGTGCTGCCTGCTGTCCGCCGGCCTCGGCGCGTACAGCATCCCGCTCGACGATGTCCTCGCCTCCGTCCAGCACCGGATCGGGCTCGGCGGTCACGCCCTGGACCGGATCGGCGAGAGCGTCCTGTGGAACGTACGGCTGCCGCGCGTCGTCCTCGCCCTGCTGGTCGGCGCGTCGCTCGGCTGCGCGGGGGCCCTGATGCAGGGCGTGTTCGGCAATCCGCTCGCCGAGCCGGGCGTCATCGGGATCTCCGCGGGGGCGGCGGTCGGCGCGGTCGCCTCGATCGCGCTCGGGCTGAGCTTCTTCGGCAACTGGACGATCACCGTCTGCGCGTTCGTCGCCGGTCTGCTGACCGTGCTGCTGGTGTACGCGCTGTCGCGGTCCGGCGGCCGTACGGAGGTGGTGACGCTGATCCTCACCGGCATCGCCGTCAACGCCTTCGCGGGCGCACTGATCGGCCTGTTCATCTTCTTCGCCGACAACGCGCAGATCACCCAGATCACCTTCTGGCAGCTCGGTTCGCTGGCCCAGGCCACCTGGCCGAAGGTGCTGGCCGTGCTGCCGTGCGCGGTGCTCGGGCTCGTCCTCGCGCCCTTCTACGCACGGAAGCTGGACCTGCTCGCGCTCGGCGAGCGGCCGGCCCGGCACCTCGGCGTCGACGTCGAGCGGCTGCGCATCGTGCTGGTGCTCGTCGTGGCGCTGCTGACCGCCGCCGCGGTGGCGGTCGCCGGGATCATCTCGTTCGTGGGGCTGCTGGTGCCGCATCTGCTGCGGATGGCGAACGGGCCGGGGCACCGCTTCCTCGTGCCCGGCAGCGCGCTCGGCGGTGCGCTGGTACTCGTCGCGGGCGACCTCGCGGCCCGTACCGTCGCCGACCCCGCCGAGCTGCCGCTCGGTGTGCTGACCGCGCTCTTCGGCAGCCCGTTCTTCTTCTGGCTGCTGCGCAGGACCCGTCGCAAGCAAGGTGGTTGGGCATGA
- a CDS encoding bifunctional DNA primase/polymerase, protein MGADFSRGRGSENRFSHWLRRRPKPQQSDVDGTAREALLLAVAEAGMPIAPAAHPVGYRCSCERVGCPTPARHPISFAWQTQSTTDRAQIERWAQSQPQANFITATGMIHDVLDVPLSAGTQALERLLAAGIEVGPVARSGDDRMLFFTATRGTPEDEDEWWPCELDCHPETMDEHPGLRWHCRGSYVLLPPAMLPGELDVRWVRGPENPLPDPLTLLETLTDACARFVGSAEQSDVDHESVAWPLSR, encoded by the coding sequence ATGGGCGCCGATTTCAGCCGCGGTCGCGGCTCAGAGAACAGGTTTTCCCACTGGCTGCGCCGACGGCCCAAACCGCAGCAGAGCGATGTCGACGGCACCGCGCGGGAGGCGCTGCTCCTGGCTGTCGCCGAGGCCGGGATGCCGATCGCGCCCGCCGCCCACCCGGTCGGCTACCGATGTTCGTGCGAACGTGTCGGTTGTCCCACCCCCGCCAGGCACCCGATCTCCTTCGCCTGGCAGACGCAGTCCACGACCGACCGCGCACAGATCGAGCGCTGGGCCCAGAGTCAGCCGCAGGCCAACTTCATCACGGCGACCGGCATGATCCACGACGTTCTCGACGTCCCGCTGTCGGCGGGCACACAGGCGCTGGAACGGCTGCTTGCCGCCGGTATCGAGGTGGGCCCGGTGGCCAGGTCCGGCGACGACCGGATGCTCTTCTTCACGGCGACGCGCGGTACGCCGGAGGACGAGGACGAGTGGTGGCCGTGCGAGCTGGACTGCCACCCCGAGACGATGGACGAGCACCCCGGACTGCGGTGGCACTGCCGAGGCAGCTATGTGCTGCTGCCGCCGGCGATGCTCCCGGGTGAGCTGGACGTGCGCTGGGTGCGGGGGCCGGAGAACCCGCTGCCCGACCCGCTGACCTTGCTGGAGACCCTGACGGACGCGTGTGCGCGGTTCGTGGGCTCCGCGGAGCAGAGCGACGTCGACCATGAGTCGGTGGCCTGGCCGCTGAGCCGGTAG
- the efeB gene encoding iron uptake transporter deferrochelatase/peroxidase subunit — translation MSEQNRQTSDDETPAGAPSRRALLGWGGAGLALGAVAAGGAVAAVGSGDTPVTAADSGAAVPFHGAHQAGIATAVQDRLHFAAFDVTTKDRAELVALLKEWTRAAERMTAGHAVGDGAYGGLAEAPPDDTGEALGLKPSRLTLTIGFGPSLFAKGRFGLEDRRPDALVELPKFPGDNLDKARSGGDLCVQACADDPQVAVHAIRNLARIGMGRTAIRWSQLGFGKTSSTTPDAQTPRNMMGFKDGTRNISGTDTAALDQHVWVGEKDKGGWMTGGSYLVARRIRMHIETWDRTGLQEQEDVFGRDKGEGAPVGRAKERDEPFLKAMLPSAHVRLAHPDTNDGATILRRGYSFTDGTDGLGRLDAGLFFLAYQRDTRTAFVPLQRRLAAHDALNEYIQHVGSAHFAVPPGVRDKDDWWGRALFS, via the coding sequence ATGTCCGAGCAGAATCGGCAGACATCCGACGACGAGACCCCGGCGGGCGCCCCGTCGCGGCGGGCGCTGCTCGGCTGGGGCGGCGCCGGGCTCGCGCTCGGCGCGGTGGCGGCCGGCGGCGCGGTGGCCGCGGTGGGCTCCGGGGACACCCCCGTGACGGCCGCGGACAGCGGCGCGGCTGTGCCGTTCCACGGTGCGCACCAGGCCGGTATCGCCACGGCCGTCCAGGACCGGCTGCACTTCGCGGCGTTCGACGTGACGACGAAGGACCGGGCGGAACTGGTCGCGCTGCTCAAGGAGTGGACCCGGGCGGCCGAGCGGATGACGGCCGGCCACGCGGTCGGCGACGGCGCCTACGGGGGCCTGGCCGAGGCGCCGCCGGACGACACGGGCGAGGCCCTGGGGCTCAAGCCGTCGCGGCTGACGCTGACGATCGGCTTCGGCCCCTCGCTGTTCGCCAAGGGGCGGTTCGGCCTGGAGGACAGGCGCCCCGACGCGCTCGTCGAGCTGCCGAAGTTCCCGGGCGACAACCTCGACAAGGCCCGCAGCGGCGGCGACCTGTGCGTCCAGGCCTGTGCGGACGACCCGCAGGTCGCGGTGCACGCCATCCGCAACCTCGCCAGGATCGGCATGGGCCGCACCGCGATCCGCTGGTCCCAGCTGGGCTTCGGCAAGACGTCCTCGACGACGCCCGACGCCCAGACCCCGCGCAACATGATGGGCTTCAAGGACGGCACCCGGAACATCTCCGGCACCGACACCGCCGCCCTCGACCAGCACGTGTGGGTCGGCGAGAAGGACAAGGGCGGCTGGATGACCGGGGGTTCCTACCTGGTGGCCCGGCGCATCCGGATGCACATCGAGACCTGGGACCGGACCGGGCTGCAGGAGCAGGAGGACGTATTCGGCCGCGACAAGGGCGAGGGCGCCCCGGTCGGCAGGGCCAAGGAGCGCGACGAGCCGTTCCTGAAGGCCATGCTGCCGAGCGCGCACGTACGGCTCGCGCACCCCGACACCAATGACGGGGCGACGATCCTGCGGCGCGGCTACTCCTTCACCGACGGCACCGACGGCCTGGGCCGGCTCGACGCCGGGCTGTTCTTCCTCGCCTACCAGCGCGACACCCGCACGGCGTTCGTACCGCTGCAGCGGCGCCTGGCGGCACACGACGCACTCAACGAGTACATCCAGCACGTGGGTTCGGCGCACTTCGCCGTCCCGCCGGGCGTCCGCGACAAGGACGACTGGTGGGGCCGGGCGCTGTTCTCGTAA
- a CDS encoding heme/hemin ABC transporter substrate-binding protein has protein sequence MRFDKDFAPPGRGAGQPRRRRTGVLTAALLATALLLAGCGDTGTPAAKAAGAGASTAPAADRIEPLATAPAPQLPVTVTSADGERTTITSADRIVPLTGSLSEIVFTLGLGKQVVARDITATFEQAAKLPVVTRAHDVSAESVLSLRPTVVLADTTTGPAEAIGQIRDAGIPLVVVEPAKELADVGRRIDTVAAALGVPKSGDELDRRTQDRIDAVRKSVPAPADGAKKPRVAFLYLRGSASVYLLGGRESGASSLLEAAGAVDAGKASGLKKDFTAITSEALAKAAPDAILVMTKGLDSVGGVDGLVKIPGVAETPAGLDRRILSVDDGVLLNYGPRTDRVLSELVAQLHPEAGAAK, from the coding sequence GTGCGCTTCGACAAGGACTTCGCCCCGCCGGGCCGGGGCGCCGGGCAACCGCGGCGCAGACGCACCGGCGTTCTGACGGCCGCCCTCCTGGCGACGGCGCTGCTGCTGGCCGGATGCGGGGATACGGGGACTCCCGCGGCGAAGGCCGCGGGCGCCGGGGCCTCCACGGCTCCGGCGGCGGACCGGATCGAGCCGCTGGCCACGGCACCGGCACCGCAGTTGCCCGTCACCGTCACATCGGCGGACGGCGAGCGGACCACCATCACATCGGCGGACCGGATCGTGCCGCTGACCGGCAGCCTGAGCGAGATCGTCTTCACGCTCGGCCTCGGCAAGCAGGTCGTGGCCCGCGACATCACCGCCACCTTCGAACAGGCGGCGAAGCTCCCCGTGGTGACCCGGGCCCACGACGTGTCGGCGGAGAGCGTCCTGTCCCTGCGGCCCACCGTCGTCCTCGCCGACACCACGACAGGACCGGCCGAGGCCATCGGCCAGATCCGGGACGCCGGGATTCCGCTCGTGGTCGTCGAACCGGCCAAGGAACTCGCCGACGTGGGCCGCCGGATCGACACGGTGGCCGCCGCCCTCGGCGTACCGAAGTCCGGCGACGAGCTCGACAGGCGCACCCAGGACCGCATCGACGCCGTGCGGAAGTCCGTCCCCGCACCGGCCGACGGGGCGAAGAAGCCGCGGGTCGCCTTCCTCTATCTGCGCGGCTCCGCGTCCGTGTATCTGCTGGGCGGGCGGGAGTCCGGGGCGAGTTCGCTGCTGGAGGCGGCGGGCGCGGTCGACGCGGGCAAGGCGTCCGGACTGAAGAAGGACTTCACCGCCATCACCAGCGAGGCCCTGGCCAAGGCGGCCCCCGACGCGATCCTCGTGATGACGAAGGGGCTCGACTCGGTCGGCGGTGTCGACGGGCTGGTGAAGATTCCGGGCGTCGCCGAGACCCCGGCGGGCCTGGACCGCCGGATCCTCTCCGTCGACGACGGGGTGCTGCTGAACTACGGGCCGCGCACGGACCGGGTGCTGAGCGAACTGGTCGCCCAGCTCCACCCCGAGGCCGGTGCGGCCAAGTGA